AGCGGAGAAGAAATTCAAGGTTGAGATTACAGATATAACGTTAGATACTTCAATGCTGGCTGTCCAGGGACCTAGGGCTGCCGAGTTAATGGAGAAAATTGGTGCTAAATGGGCAACCGACCTGAAAACCCTTGAGTTTAGAATGGGGGAAAACATTGGGGAAGTCAAAACTCTCCTAGTAAGCAGGAGCGGTTGGACAGGGGAAGACGGTTTCGAAATATGGGGCGGTCATCATGAGATTAAAAGTATAGTGGAGAAACTCATCGCTAATGGTGCAAAGCCAGCGGGGCTAATAGCTAGAGATACCTTGAGGATTGAAATGGGGTTTGTCTTAGGGGATCACGAGTATGGAGAAGACCCGTTGAAATTCCCCTGCGCGCTCTCCTTGCGCTACGGCCTGGGCGCAATAACATGGGAGAAAAAGGGGTTCGTCGGCGAGGAAGCATTAAGAACGTGTAAGAGGGAAGGGGTTAGATGGGTTAGAGTAGGGTTGAAGTTTGGCAAGGAAGCGGGAAGACTTGTCCCGAGGACAGGGATGCTGGTTTACTCTGAAGACGTCCAGGTAGGATGGATTACTAGTGGAACGTTTTCGCCAATCTTGAACAGGGCAATAGCGATGGCATATGTTGACTCGAGGTATGCTGTTTTCGGAGAGGAGTTAGAGGTACTGGTAAGAGATAAGAAGTATAGTGCTAAAATCGTGGACTTTCCCTTTATTAAAAAGTAGAAGGACCCATATTATAATGTTTTATTAATATCCAAACCATTATTTTTCTTGGTGTGTAACTCATGACTTACGAGTTTGGAGAGGAAATAGGGTTGGACACTCTACTCCAACATTACCCATCGCTGAAGGAAGTGATTGATCTAACAGTTAACCATACCGTGTGGAGAAAGAGACATTGCTTAAACATGATCGCGAGTGAGAACGTGATGTCCCCTCTAGCAATGCTAGCCTACATGAATGACATGATGCACCGGTACGCAGAAGGCAAGCCCTACAAGAGGTTCTACCAGGGTCTTCAATATGTGGATGCGCTCGAAGTCAAGGCTATGGAAATAATGGGCGAGCTTCTTGAAACAAAATACGTTGACCTGAGACCTATAAGCGGAACAACCGCGAACGCTACCGCATTCAGGACTTTCACGAAACCTGGAGACAAGGCTTGTGTGGCCCCTGTTCAAGCCGGTGCCCATGTAAGCCATACAAGGTTTGGAACCCTTGGGGCGTTGGGTATTGAGCAGATTGAGCTTCCCTTCAGCCTTGAGGAGTGGAATATTGATGTTGACAAGGCTGTGAAAATGATCGAAGAGGTTAAGCCGAAGATAGTTACCCTCGGAGGCTCACTTTACATATTCCCACATCCAACCAAGGAGATTGCCGAGGCCGCTCACGCCGTCGGAGCCAAAGTAATCCACGACGTTGCCCACGTCCTGGGTCTAGTAGTAGGGAAAGTATGGGAGAACCCGCTGAAGCTGGGCGCTGACGTAATCACTTCTTCCACACATAAAACCTTCCCAGGACCTCAAGGCGGATTATTCGCGACTAGGCTGGAAGAGGATTATAAAGAAATGGGGAAGGTTGTATTCCCAATGTTTGTCTCCAACCACCATCTCCACAGGTTAGCCGCCATGGCGGTAACCGGGATTGAGATGAAGCTTTGGGGTGAGGACTACGCCAGGCAAATAGTCATTAACGCTAAGGAATTAGCGGCACAGTTAGCTGCTGAAGGATTTAAAGTAGTAATGGAGAGCAAAGGTTACACTTCAAGCCACCAGGTGATAGTTGATGTAGCCGAGCTTGGGAGAGGGACTAAGATAGCGAAGATGCTTGAAGAAGCAAACATTATAGTTAACAAAAACATGCTCCCGTATGACAGGCCAGAGGATGTAAAGGATCCGAGTGGTTTGAGGATAGGGACGCAGGAGATCACTAGGTGGGGTATGAAGAAGGATGAGATGAAGGAGATTGCGAAATTCATGAGAATGGTTGTCATAGATAAAAAAGACCCAAAAGAAGTTGCCAAGATGGTTTCAGAGTTTAGGAAGAACTTCATGGAGGTCCAATACGGCTTCAAGATTACCCGTGAGGACGAAGTACGGTTGTTGAAAATCATGCTACATGCAGAGGCTTTTTAACATACATGGGCATTAAAGATATAGAAGGGATGGGCTTTGAGCGAGGATATTGTTGTTGAGTTGAAATCTAAGAAGTATATTGTG
This region of Thermosphaera aggregans genomic DNA includes:
- the gcvT gene encoding glycine cleavage system aminomethyltransferase GcvT, with translation MPKIALLEYYIEKLGAETGLFGDWEVPYRYTNAIEEHVNVRNNVGVFDVSHMGRIVLRGPDVLPLAQYLYTKDVSKTKPSWMSGPTLALNQWARVKDDEMLYKISDEEWYLVTNALAREKMVNYIKSVIAEKKFKVEITDITLDTSMLAVQGPRAAELMEKIGAKWATDLKTLEFRMGENIGEVKTLLVSRSGWTGEDGFEIWGGHHEIKSIVEKLIANGAKPAGLIARDTLRIEMGFVLGDHEYGEDPLKFPCALSLRYGLGAITWEKKGFVGEEALRTCKREGVRWVRVGLKFGKEAGRLVPRTGMLVYSEDVQVGWITSGTFSPILNRAIAMAYVDSRYAVFGEELEVLVRDKKYSAKIVDFPFIKK
- the glyA gene encoding serine hydroxymethyltransferase; amino-acid sequence: MTYEFGEEIGLDTLLQHYPSLKEVIDLTVNHTVWRKRHCLNMIASENVMSPLAMLAYMNDMMHRYAEGKPYKRFYQGLQYVDALEVKAMEIMGELLETKYVDLRPISGTTANATAFRTFTKPGDKACVAPVQAGAHVSHTRFGTLGALGIEQIELPFSLEEWNIDVDKAVKMIEEVKPKIVTLGGSLYIFPHPTKEIAEAAHAVGAKVIHDVAHVLGLVVGKVWENPLKLGADVITSSTHKTFPGPQGGLFATRLEEDYKEMGKVVFPMFVSNHHLHRLAAMAVTGIEMKLWGEDYARQIVINAKELAAQLAAEGFKVVMESKGYTSSHQVIVDVAELGRGTKIAKMLEEANIIVNKNMLPYDRPEDVKDPSGLRIGTQEITRWGMKKDEMKEIAKFMRMVVIDKKDPKEVAKMVSEFRKNFMEVQYGFKITREDEVRLLKIMLHAEAF